A genome region from Columba livia isolate bColLiv1 breed racing homer chromosome 2, bColLiv1.pat.W.v2, whole genome shotgun sequence includes the following:
- the RRS1 gene encoding ribosome biogenesis regulatory protein homolog: MAAVRVEDVLAAAEEQEAEKRRSVAVEKELELEFDLGNLLALDRNPPPAAGLRGAGPRREAQLRALARDNTQLLVARLWELPAERAGGPGGPLVARLPEPAFRLPREKPPPRPRPPTRWEQFARLKGIRRRKRTALVWDEQAKEWRRRWGYRRAGGDPARAWLAEVPAGADPEEDQFARLRREKRERVARNELNRLRNLARAHRAGTAVPAAPLHPTGHQSREELGHVARVARVSTASLGRFQPRLPKEPAEPPSRSGGRKRRFEPLLGNLAAERGRQLEMLRDMNSKKPVLDITRAVNKQLRQEEAEAAAAKGKKQSQRGKRGRRRQHVGRSGKKSGARRQQRRPTGSSTSGSKRKKA, translated from the coding sequence ATGGCGGCCGTGCGGGTGGAGGACGTGCTGGCGGCCGCCGAGGAGCAGGAGGCGGAGAAGCGGCGGAGCGTCGCGGTGGAGAAGGAGCTGGAACTGGAGTTCGACCTGGGCAACCTGCTGGCGCTGGACCGGAACCCGCCGCCGGCGGCGGGGCTGCGCGGGGCCGGCCCGCGGCGGGAGGCGCAGCTGCGGGCGCTGGCCCGCGACAACACGCAGCTGCTGGTGGCCCGGCTCTGGGAGCTGCCGGCCGAGCGCGCCggcgggccgggggggccgcTGGTGGCGCGGCTGCCCGAGCCCGCGTTCCGCTTGCCGCGGGAGAagccgccgccgcgcccgcgGCCGCCCACCCGCTGGGAGCAGTTCGCGCGGCTGAAGGGCATCCGGCGGCGCAAGCGGACCGCGCTGGTGTGGGACGAGCAGGCCAAGGAGTGGCGGCGCCGCTGGGGCTaccggcgggcgggcggcgacCCGGCCCGCGCCTGGCTGGCGGAGGTGCCGGCGGGCGCAGACCCGGAGGAGGACCAGTTCGCCCGGCTGCGGCGGGAGAAGCGGGAGCGGGTGGCGCGCAACGAGCTGAACCGCCTGCGCAACCTGGCCCGCGCGCACCGCGCCGGGACCGCCGTCCCCGCCGCGCCCCTGCACCCCACCGGCCACCAGAGCCGGGAGGAGCTGGGCCACGTTGCCCGTGTCGCCCGCGTCTCCACCGCCTCGCTCGGCCGCTTCCAGCCCCGGCTGCCCAAGGAGCCGGCGGAGCCACCGTCCCGCAGCGGCGGCAGGAAGCGCCGCTTCGAGCCGCTTCTGGGCAACCTGGCCGCTGAGCGTGGCCGGCAGCTGGAGATGCTGCGGGACATGAACAGCAAGAAGCCGGTCCTCGACATCACCCGCGCCGTCAACAAGCAGCTGCGGCAGGAGGAAGCCGAGGCGGCCGCCGCCAAGGGCAAGAAGCAGTCGCAGCGAGGGAAGCGCGGCCGCCGGCGGCAGCACGTTGGCCGCAGTGGCAAGAAGAGCGGAGcccggcggcagcagcggcggcccacaggcagcagcaccagcgGCAGCAAGAGGAAGAAGGCGTGA
- the ADHFE1 gene encoding hydroxyacid-oxoacid transhydrogenase, mitochondrial has protein sequence MAAGRDRAARLLRQLQRAACRCPSHSHTYSQVTERPTLGNKDYAFEMAISNIRYGEGVTKEIGMDLQNLGARKVCLMTDKNLSQLPPVNAVLNSLAKHGINFQMYDNVRVEPTDQSFLDAIAFAKKGEFDAYVAVGGGSVIDTCKAANLYASSPASDFLDFVNAPIGKGQPVSVSLKPLIAVPTTAGTGSETTGVAIFDFQELKVKTGIASRAIKPTLGIIDPLHTLSMPERIVANSGFDVLCHALESYTALPYNMRSPCPSNPINRPAYQGSNPISDVWALHALRIVAKYLKRAIRNPEDREARANMHLASAFAGIGFGNAGVHLCHGMSYPISGLVKTYKPKDYNVDHSLVPHGLSVVLTSPAVFNFTAQIYPERHLEAAEILGADIRTARIKDAGFILADTLRKFLFDLNVDDGLAAIGYSKADIPALVKGTLPQERVTKLSPRPQTEEDLSSLFEASMKLY, from the exons ATGGCGGCCGGGCGGGATCGGGCCGCCCGCCTCCTGCGGCAGCTGCAGCGGGCAGC ATGTCGGTGCCCGAGCCATTCCCACACTTATTCCCAAG TCACTGAACGGCCTACACTGGGAAATAAGGACTATGCATTTGAG ATGGCCATTTCAAACATCCGATATGGAGAAGGAGTTACTAAAGAGATTGGTATG GACCTGCAGAATCTTGGTGCCAGAAAAGTTTGTTTGATGACAGATAAAAAcctctcccagctccctcctgtAAATGCGGTACTGAATTCCTTGGCAAAACATGGTATAAACTTCCAGATGTATGATAACGTCCGGGTGGAGCCAACAGACCAAAG TTTCCTAGATGCCATTGCCTTTGCTAAAAAGGGGGAGTTTGATGCCTACGTTGCTGTTGGAGGGGGGTCTGTGATAGACACCTGTAAAGCTGCCAACCTGTACGCGTCCAGCCCTGCGTCAGACTTCTTGGATTTCGTCAACGCTCCCATTGGGAAGGGGCAGCCTGTCAGTGTGTCCCTCAAACCACTTATTGCAG TTCCTACAACAGCTGGAACTGGAAGTGAAACCACTGGTGTTGCCATTTTTGACTTCCAAGAACTAAAAGTAAAAACTG GTATTGCTTCAAGAGCCATTAAGCCAACATTAGGCATCATTGATCCTTTACACACACTGTCGATGCCTGAGCGAATAGTGGCCAACAGTGGCTTCGATGTGCTTTG cCATGCTCTAGAATCCTACACTGCCCTTCCTTACAACATGCGCAGTCCCTGCCCTTCCAATCCAATCAACCGACCAGCTTACCAAGGCAGCAACCCCATCAGTGACGTCTGGGCTCTTCATGCTCTGCGCATTGTGGCTAAGTATTTGAAAAG AGCCATCAGAAACCCTGAAGACCGTGAAGCAAGAGCCAACATGCATCTGGCAAGTGCGTTTGCTGGTATTGGCTTTGGCAATGCTGGTGTCCATCTCTG CCATGGAATGTCTTACCCTATTTCTGGTTTGGTGAAAACTTATAAACCAAAGGATTATAATGTGGATCACTCTCTAGTG CCACATGGCCTTTCTGTGGTGCTGACATCCCCAGCAGTGTTCAATTTCACGGCACAGATATATCCTGAACGACACCTGGAAGCTGCAGAGATACTAG GAGCTGACATCCGCACTGCCAGAATCAAAGATGCGGGGTTTATTTTGGCAGACACGCTCCGGAAATTCCTATTTGATCTGAATGTTGATGATGGCTTAGCTGCAATTGGTTATTCCAAAGCAGACATCCCTGCGTTAGTCAAAGGCACTCTGCCGCAG GAGAGAGTGACTAAACTATCACCACGTCCCCAAACAGAAGAAGACTTATCTTCCCTCTTTGAGGCTTCCATGAAACTTTATTAG